The following are encoded together in the Trichomycterus rosablanca isolate fTriRos1 chromosome 19, fTriRos1.hap1, whole genome shotgun sequence genome:
- the gid8b gene encoding glucose-induced degradation protein 8-B homolog, with translation MMSYAEKPEDITREEWMEKLNNVHIQRADMNRLIMNYLVTEGFKEAAEKFKQESGIEPNVDLDSLDERIKIREMILKGQIQEAIALINSLHPELLDTNRYLYFHLQQQHLIELIRLRETEAALDFAQTQLAEQGEESRECLTEMERTLALLAFDNPEESPFGDLLNMMQRQKVWSEVNQAVLDYENRESTPKLAKLLKLLLWAQNELDQKKVKYPKMTDLSKGTIEDPK, from the exons ATGATGAGTTATGCTGAAAAGCCAGAGGACATAACTCGAGAGGAATGGATGGAGAAGCTCAACAACGTCCACATTCAGCGAGCAGACATGAACCGGCTCATCATGAACTATCTGGTGACAG aGGGGTTTAAAGAGGCAGCAGAGAAATTTAAGCAGGAATCAGGCATTGAGCCAAACGTGGACCTGGATTCACTGGACGAGAGGATAAAGATCAGAGAGATGATTCTGAAAGGCCAGATTCAGGAGGCTATTGCACTTATTAACAGTCTCCATCCTGAACTGCTGGATACTAATCGCTACCTCTACTTCCATCTACAG CAGCAGCACCTGATCGAGTTGATTCGTCTGCGGGAGACGGAAGCGGCACTGGATTTCGCGCAGACGCAGCTGGCCGAACAGGGTGAGGAAAGCAGAGAGTGTTTGACCGAGATGGAGCGCACACTGGCATTACTGGCCTTCGATAATCCAGAGGAGTCTCCTTTTGGAGATCTGCTGAACATGATGCAGAGACAGAAG GTATGGAGTGAAGTAAACCAAGCTGTGTTGGACTACGAGAACCGCGAGTCGACGCCCAAATTGGCAAAGCTCCTGAAACTTCTGCTCTGGGCTCAGAACGAACTGGACCAAAAGAAGGTCAAGTATCCTAAAATGACCGATCTCAGCAAGGGCACCATCGAGGATCCCAAGTAA